In Erpetoichthys calabaricus chromosome 2, fErpCal1.3, whole genome shotgun sequence, a genomic segment contains:
- the LOC114645117 gene encoding calcium homeostasis modulator protein 1 gives MDKFRMIFQFLQSNQESFMNGICGIMALASAHMYSAFDFNCPCLPEYNYSYGMGILALPPFVLFLVGFIMNNNVSMLAEEWKRPIGQRRKDPAVLRYMFCSMTQRAMIAPVVWISVTLLDGKSLTCAFSVNLQLEKFGNVSTQGLSQDELIRLLAKIPCKDIFDGHAVVSREAAERYLRCISQAIGWTFLLLMTMMAFLVRAIRPCFTQAAFLKTKYWSHYIDIERKLFDETCTEHAKSFAKICIQQYFESIKGEMCHFHQHHRVRHHSKESEEDAKGDDDKLLGITDQEDMNKVLKNWHQCKPPLNLAKPGC, from the exons ATGGATAAGTTCCGCATGATTTTCCAGTTTCTTCAGTCCAACCAGGAGTCGTTCATGAATGGCATCTGCGGAATCATGGCGCTGGCTAGTGCGCACATGTACTCAGCCTTCGACTTCAACTGCCCCTGTCTGCCTGAGTATAACTACTCTTACGGAATGGGCATCCTGGCGCTCCCTCCTTTCGTACTTTTTTTAGTGGGCTTCATCATGAACAATAATGTGTCCATGCTGGCAGAAGAGTGGAAGAGGCCAATCGGCCAGCGCAGGAAGGACCCAGCGGTGCTGCGCTACATGTTCTGCTCCATGACACAGCGGGCCATGATTGCACCAGTGGTTTGGATTTCTGTCACCCTCCTTGACGGGAAAAGCCTGACGTGTGCTTTCAGTGTCAATTTACAGCTAGAGAAATTTGGCAATGTGAGCACACAAGGGCTATCGCAGGATGAGCTCATCCGATTACTGGCTAAAATCCCCTGCAAGGACATCTTCGACGGACATGCAGTGGTCTCCCGGGAAGCTGCTGAGCGCTACCTGCGCTGCATATCTCAG GCAATTGGCTGGACATTCCTCTTGCTGATGACCATGATGGCATTTCTTGTAAGGGCAATCCGCCCTTGTTTCACCCAGGCTGCCTTCCTGAAAACCAAATACTGGTCGCATTACATCGACATTGAGCGCAAACTTTTTGATGAGACATGCACGGAGCATGCCAAGAGCTTTGCCAAGATTTGCATTCAGCAGTACTTTGAGAGCATCAAGGGGGAGATGTGCCACTTCCATCAGCACCACCGGGTGCGACATCATAGCAAGGAATCGGAGGAGGATGCTAAAGGAGATGATGACAAGCTGTTGGGCATCACTGACCAGGAGGACATGAATAAGGTCCTAAAAAATTGGCATCAGTGCAAGCCTCCACTTAACCTGGCCAAACCTGGTTGCTAA